The Flavobacteriales bacterium genomic sequence TAGGTGGACCCAATATGGGATCGAGCATGTCTAACGTAAATGGACATGTTACGAATTCAACAACTTATTCATACATACTAACCGCAAAGAAACAGGGAAATATAAAAATTGCAGGGGCCAGAGTTAATACCGGGGGTAAGACTTTTCAGGCCAAATCAATTGTTTTATCGGTAAGAAAATCTGGCAACCAAAAGCAACAATCAAACA encodes the following:
- a CDS encoding BatD family protein; translated protein: MSIAQQFTASVSKNPVNVGERFQLTFELQSNGSNFQGPDLHYFNVLGGPNMGSSMSNVNGHVTNSTTYSYILTAKKQGNIKIAGARVNTGGKTFQAKSIVLSVRKSGNQKQQSN